One Hermetia illucens chromosome 4, iHerIll2.2.curated.20191125, whole genome shotgun sequence DNA segment encodes these proteins:
- the LOC119654778 gene encoding NADH-cytochrome b5 reductase-like, producing MSTNPDFQASEADCCGNGCSNCILDTIPTKITKTNLQDKVNILLCYRPYQLLERLEIKGNILQMHFKCIRGTADADSILYVPPGHHVMMQAPNNEASNSKTEAVASSYVTRPYSPFWSDVEQLEFKILVNIAPNGFMSKYIQQLSVGDEVFFRGPVGSFRHNPKSYGNVLLFCHGVAIAPILAIIKDILNDDEDVTRIKLFACFENLEKILFRDELHELNGYWNFRSRIYLSRPEEDFHKKLKYKENVVGGRLNGEELRTILTEFKDLQSIKCVICGSKPFQENLKQMLLERGLEENAVDIL from the coding sequence ATGTCAACGAATCCGGACTTCCAAGCGAGCGAGGCCGATTGCTGCGGGAATGGTTGTTCCAATTGCATCCTTGACACGATTCCTACCAAAATCACAAAAACCAACCTCCAGGacaaagtgaatattttgttaTGTTATCGGCCTTATCAGTTGCTAGAGCGCCTTGAAATCAAGGGAAACATTCTGCAAATGCACTTTAAATGCATACGCGGAACAGCTGATGCCGATTCCATTCTGTACGTTCCACCGGGACACCATGTGATGATGCAAGCGCCTAACAACGAAGCGAGCAATAGTAAAACTGAAGCCGTGGCAAGTTCATACGTTACACGGCCGTACTCGCCGTTTTGGAGCGACGTTGAGCAGCTCGAATTCAAAATTCTTGTAAACATTGCTCCGAATGGGTTCATGTCGAAATATATCCAGCAATTGAGTGTGGGAGATGAGGTATTTTTCCGTGGACCAGTTGGATCGTTTCGACACAACCCCAAGTCTTATGGGAATGTCTTATTGTTTTGTCATGGCGTAGCGATTGCACCAATTTTGGCTATCATTAAAGACATCTTAAACGACGACGAGGATGTGACGCGAATTAAATTATTCGCATGTTTTGAGAATTTAGAGAAAATTTTGTTTAGAGATGAGCTGCATGAATTGAACGGTTATTGGAACTTTCGTAGCAGAATCTACCTTTCGCGACCAGAGGAAGATTTTCACAAAAAACTTAAATACAAAGAGAATGTTGTTGGTGGACGATTAAATGGTGAAGAGTTACGGACAATATTGACAGAATTTAAAGATCTGCAAAGCATTAAATGTGTGATTTGCGGTTCGAAACCATTTCAAGAAAACCTAAAACAAATGTTATTAGAACGAGGTTTGGAAGAAAATGCCGTTGATATCTTATGA
- the LOC119654777 gene encoding transmembrane protein 185B, whose translation MNLQSLFRDFNPSKFIVHCSLFTFIALFCLKLDGYIDWPYWAVFTPLWTWKAIATAGAIVGAFVWCRYPHYRLEGDSYTQFKAMLISLSLHLILLMFELLACDRLTSGRHLWVLVFIPLIIGSLASVGACVWAVKHDRSFELELFLAVNALQFVSLPLKLDGFVSWSWEVVFVPLWIVICLSLVSVLYNIIFCGIMMRTPEISVQQRKSALHAAIGNTFTALPVLCFQVIIADKLEGELKFPYIIVFTPLLVAVFTLIILSFSAKGGNKWWFGIRKNFSQFLLSTLPFLQEYGNISYHTESGGQTVPLDSNVQLDDFDKHDKKSKKALSKKNDHLKPVVPIISIDIPD comes from the exons ATGAACCTGCAATCATTGTTTCGCGACTTCAACCCGAG CAAATTCATCGTGCACTGCAGCTTGTTTACGTTCATAGCTCTGTTTTGCTTGAAGCTGGATGGCTACATAG ATTGGCCATACTGGGCAGTGTTTACGCCGCTGTGGACATGGAAGGCCATCGCCACCGCTGGAGCGATCGTGGGCGCCTTTGTGTGGTGCCGCTACCCGCACTACAG ATTGGAAGGCGACTCTTATACACAGTTCAAAGCGATGCTCATATCGCTCTCCCTTCATTTGATTTTGCTCATGTTTGAACTACTGGCATGTGATCGACTGACGTCCGGCCGCCATTTATGGGTTTTGGTCTTCATTCCTCTAATAATCGGCAGTTTGGCAAGTGTTGGAGCCTGTGTGTGGGCGGTAAAGCATGACCGTTCGTTCGAATTGGAATTATTCCTTGCTGTAAACGCTTTGCAGTTCGTATCGCTACCTCTTAAGTTGGATGGATTCGTGTCATGGAGCTGGGAAGTTGTATTCGTTCCTCTATGGATTGTTATTTGTTTAAGTTTAGTTA GCGTTTTGTACAATATTATATTCTGTGGAATTATGATGAGAACACCCGAAATATCAGTACAGCAAAGGAAGTCAGCACTACATGCTGCTATTGGGAACACTTTCACAGCACTTCCAGTTTTATGTTTTCAG gTAATAATTGCTGACAAACTGGAAGGTGAACTGAAATTTCCATACATCATTGTTTTTACTCCACTCTTGGTGGCCGTATTTACATTAATAATATTAAGTTTTAGTGCTAAAGGTGGCAATAAATGGTGGTTCGGTATACGAAAaaattttagtcaatttctcctatcgacaTTACCATTTTTGCAAGAATATGGTAACATATCGTATCACACCGAGTCGGGTGGGCAGACGGTACCACTTGATTCGAATGTACAATTAGATGATTTCGACAAACACGACAAGAAGAGCAAGAAAGCTTTAAGTAAGAAAAACGATCATTTGAAACCAGTCGTACCAATCATAAGCATAGATATTCCCGATTAG